Proteins encoded in a region of the Sparus aurata chromosome 6, fSpaAur1.1, whole genome shotgun sequence genome:
- the rad54l2 gene encoding helicase ARIP4 isoform X2: protein MSEEAISESDLEPSLNSEEEYMEDEEEEDLEDMEEDEDENDGDDEDDSVERPASAQDGRDSASATSGEPSSPPPSGPASRPSSRSPSRPPSRSKPPTSPENSGKIKPPSSKTKKQKASKLTKSSKSSKGSKPSKPSKPAHMRKNIRKLLKEDQLEAGTKAAQQEEMERRKRLEQQRKDFPTPAPTVPESQLVDAASLLGEVSHLVPGLLSKQDVICLDSSGDEDEKVDPNLPGLAIEDDIIELSSGDEDALQISSESADEDADGTSGSEESSGAHTNDGMNLPDAQGQVLVNINHPAEEKDLYLAPQLARAVKPHQVGGIRFLYDNLIESLERYKTSSGFGCILAHSMGLGKTLQVISFIEILMKNTEAHTVLAIVPVNTLQNWLTEFNLWLPPQEALAPETDPAVVTGRNFKVHVLNDEHKTTLARAKVVEDWSRDGGVLLMGYEMYRLLSMKKSFVMGKKRKSKKPAGPIIIDLDEEDRQQELMKGIERAITRPGPDVVICDEGHRIKNYHASTSQALKNIRSRRRVVLTGYPLQNNLIEYWCMVDFVRPDFLGTRQEFSNMFERPILNGQCMDSTPQDVRLMRYRSHVLHSLLEGFVQRRGHDVLRDQLPSKEEHVILVRLSPIQRALYTEFMKRFREAGNNGWLGLNPLKAFCVCCKIWNHPDVLYEALQKENQANEQDLDLDDITSAGNTRCSAPGAGLKAKVADSSNSKVNNSLPPINPSQDRANQVITYEWAKDIMSNYNTGVLENSAKMVLLFHLIDESVGRGDKMLVFSQSLSTLSVIEDFLSKRPMPTGTFSPDTPSKTWVRNLNYYRLDGSTSASERERLINQFNDPENTATWVFLLSTRAGCLGVNLIGANRVVVFDASWNPCHDAQAVCRVYRYGQRKPCYIYRLVCDYTLEKKIYDRQVSKQGMSDRVVDDLNPVLNFTRKEVESLLHFVEEEPGKISLTSPEDMEIVLYQACHLYPHLITKQPFHHESLLVDRKESKLTKAEKRAAKKSYEDEKRASVPYSRPSYAPYYPTSDQTLTNIPAFNQRGWRPMARPDDKPVASVRPIQSTPIPMMPRQVGMGMAGSSSAGSLPVNFLQKAGVYVQRIVTTTDIVIPGANSTTDVQARISAGESIHVIRGSKGTYIRTNDGRIFAIRSGKISRPAVGGSVASRDSQGPLIHPVSNGCSSPGDQQQSSPNGEQRSSSPLSSEILREISRYTSSTGDAPAGVGNELPSPPDVLAIRAGDEGSSQSSEAADFSRQLTDDILSSALEMRGSKRRSSDSQGNTQIGGKRTSAASHFPGLSMNSGGLSFPPVGLNSSSLLGNLGHMSHPLLMGGSGGSSFLQTPGQTLADLQTMFPSAGSDLLRQSATGNGHLPSPSSSSLPTVFSSASTTIPMSSSSSAAPSSSLASGSLPPYLMNPNMAGLLSSGFPLNYSQSLLSEPRMFPTPLLSGSGGFPAPNSSSTTSSFLSHFNNPTSSLLGAALTQPDRHHSAENGGSSSDDDVIEVTGQ from the exons ATGTCTGAAGAGGCGATTTCAGAAAGTGACCTGGAGCCCAGCCTCAACAGTGAAGAGGAGTACAtggaagatgaggaagaggaggacttgGAGGACatggaggaagatgaggatgaaAATGATGGTGACGATGAAGACGATAGTGTTG AACGACCTGCGAGTGCCCAGGATGGCAGGGACTCCGCTTCAGCTACCTCCGGAGAGCCATCCTCACCGCCTCCATCTGGGCCTGCGTCCCGTCCATCATCCAGGTCTCCCTCCAGGCCTCCCTCTCGCTCTAAGCCCCCAACCAGCCCAGAAAACTCGGGCAAGATCAAGCCACCTTccagcaaaacaaagaaacaaaaagcctCCAAATTAACCAAATCCTCAAAGTCTTCAAAAGGCTCCAAACCTTCCAAGCCATCCAAGCCTGCACACATGAGGAAGAATATAAG AAAGCTGCTGAAAGAGGATCAGCTGGAGGCTGGGACAAAGGCTGCTCaacaggaggagatggagaggcgGAAACggctggagcagcagaggaaggaCTTCCCTACCCCAGCACCAACTGTCCCAGAATCTCAGCTAG TGGATGCTGCCTCACTTTTAGGAGAGGTTTCTCACTTGGTTCCTGGTCTCCTGAGCAAGCAGGACGTGATCTGTCTGGACAGCAGTGGTGATGAGGACGAAAAAGTCGACCCCAATCTGCCTGGACTTGCAATTGAAGATG ATATAATTGAGCTTAGTTCTGGGGACGAGGACGCCCTGCAGATAAGCAGCGAGTCGGCTGATGAGGACGCTGATGGCACCAGCGGTTCAGAAGAGAGCAGCGGGGCGCACACCAACGACGGTATGAATCTGCCTGATGCCCAGGGCCAGGTGCTGGTTAATATCAATCACCCTGCAGAAGAGAAAGACCTTTACCTCGCTCCGCAGTTGGCCAGGGCCGTCAAACCTCACCAG GTCGGGGGGATCCGTTTTCTCTATGATAACCTCATCGAGTCCTTGGAGCGCTATAAGACCAGCAGTGGCTTTGGCTGCATCCTCGCACACAGCATGGGGTTAGGCAAGACTCTGCAGGTCATCTCCTTCATTGAGATCCTAATGAAGAATACTGAGGCTCACACTGTGCTGGCCATTGTTCCT GTAAACACGCTTCAGAACTGGCTGACGGAGTTTAACCTCTGGCTCCCACCCCAGGAGGCCCTCGCCCCTGAAACTGACCCTGCAGTCGTCACAGGCCGCAATTTCAAAGTTCACGTCCTCAACGATGAACACAA AACGACACTAGCCAGAGCCAAGGTTGTGGAGGACTGGTCCAGAGACGGAGGGGTGTTACTGATGGGTTATGAGATGTACCGCCTTCTGTCCATGAAGAAGAGCTTTGTGATGGGCAAGAAAAGGAAATCGAAGAAGCCCGCAGGACCAATCATCATCGACCTGGATGAagaagacagacagcaggagctCATGAAAG GTATTGAAAGGGCCATAACACGGCCCGGCCCAGATGTGGTGATATGTGATGAGGGTCATCGCATCAAGAACTACCATGCCAGCACATCACAGGCTCTGAAGAACATCCGCTCCCGGCGCAGAGTCGTCCTGACGGGCTACCCTTTGCAGAACAACCTCATTGAATACTGGTGCATGGTGGACTTTGTTAGGCCCGATTTCTTAGGCACACGTCAGGAGTTCAGCAACATGTTTGAGCGGCCCATATTGAACGGGCAGTGCATGGACAGCACGCCTCAAGATGTGCGCTTGATGCGCTACCGCAGCCATGTGCTGCACAGCCTGCTGGAGGGATTTGTCCAGAG ACGTGGTCATGATGTGCTGCGAGACCAGCTTCCTTCCAAGGAGGAGCATGTGATCTTGGTCCGGCTTTCTCCCATTCAGAGGGCGCTGTATACGGAGTTCATGAAACGCTTTCGAGAAGCAGGGAACAATGGCTGGCTCGGTCTTAACCCACTCAAAGCCTTCTGTGTGTGCTGCAAG ATCTGGAACCACCCAGACGTCCTCTATGAAGCCCTGCAGAAGGAGAATCAGGCCAACGAGCAGGACCTGGAccttgatgacatcacttcagcTGGTAACACCCGCTGCTCCGCGCCAGGCGCTGGCCTCAAAGCCAAAGTAGCCGACTCAAGCAACAGCAAAGTCAACAACAGCCTGCCACCTATCAACCCCTCCCAGGATAGAGCCAATCAAGTCATCACATATGAATGG GCAAAGGACATCATGTCAAACTACAATACAGGAGTTCTAGAGAACTCTGCCAAGATGGTTTTGCTCTTCCATTTGATTGATGAGAGTGTGGGAAGAGGAGACAAGATGTTGGTCTTTAG TCAAAGTTTGTCCACCCTGTCCGTCATCGAGGATTTCTTATCAAAGAGGCCCATGCCGACGGGTACCTTCTCCCCTGACACCCCGAGCAAAACCTGGGTTCGCAACCTCAATTACTACA GACTGGATGGGAGTACATCTGCCTCAGAAAGAGAGCGACTTATCAATCAGTTTAATGACCCCGAGAACACTGCGACATGGGTCTTCCTACTTTCTACAAG agcggGCTGCCTGGGGGTAAACTTGATCGGTGCCAACcgtgttgttgtgtttgacGCCTCCTGGAACCCATGTCACGATGCCCAAGCGGTGTGTAGGGTGTATCGCTATGGTCAGAGGAAACCCTGCTACATTTACCGTCTGGTCTGTGATTACACCCTGGAGAAAAAGATTTATGACAGACAGGTCTCCAAACAGGGCATGTCAG acCGAGTGGTTGACGACTTGAACCCAGTGCTGAACTTTACTCGTAAGGAAGTGGAGTCACTGCTGCATTTTGTGGAGGAAGAACCTGGCAAGATCTCTCTGACATCTCCAGAGGACATGGAAATAGTGTTATACCAAGCTTGTCACCTTTACCCACACCTCATCACCAAG CAACCTTTCCATCATGAGTCTCTGCTGGTGGACCGCAAGGAGTCCAAACTGACCAAAGCAGAGAAGAGAGCCGCCAAGAAGAGCTACGAGGATGAGAAACGAGCCTCTGTGCCCTACTCTCGGCCCTCGTATGCCCCCTATTACCCAACCAGTGATCAGACGCTCACAAACATACCAGCGTTTAACCAGCGTGGCTG GCGTCCCATGGCACGGCCAGATGACAAGCCTGTGGCAAGTGTCAGGCCCATCCAGTCGACCCCAATTCCCATGATGCCTCGCCAGGTCGGCATGGGCATGGCTGGCTCCAGCTCTGCCGGCAGCCTGCCTGTCAACTTCCTGCAGAAAGCTGGAGTTTATGTGCAGAGGATTGTCACCACAACTG ATATAGTAATCCCAGGAGCCAACAGCACAACAGATGTTCAAGCTCGAATCAGTGCAGGAGAGAGCATCCACGTTATCAGAGGATCTAAAG GTACCTACATCAGGACGAATGATGGAAGAATTTTTGCTATTCGATCTGGAAAGATCAGCCGACCAGCAGTCGGAGGCTCTGTTGCTTCAAGAG ACTCCCAGGGCCCCCTAATCCATCCCGTCAGCAATGGCTGTTCATCCCCTGGGGATCAGCAGCAGTCATCCCCCAACGGGGAGCAGCGGTCCTCCTCTCCCTTAAGCTCTGAGATTCTCAGAGAGATCAGCCGCTACACCTCATCCACAGGCGATGCCCCCGCCGGTGTGGGAAACGAATTGCCATCACCACCAGACGTGTTGGCTATACGAGCGGGGGATGAAGGCAGCTCACAAAGCAGCGAGGCTGCCGATTTCAGCAGGCAACTCACTGACGACATCCTGAGTTCGGCTTTGGAGATGCGCGGCAGCAAACGTAGGAGTTCTGACAGCCAGGGCAACACACAAATAGGAGGCAAACGCACCTCTGCTGCCAGTCATTTCCCCGGACTGTCCATGAACTCTGGTGGGCTCAGTTTTCCTCCCGTGGGTCTGAACTCGTCCTCCCTACTGGGGAACCTAGGACACATGAGTCATCCACTTCTGATGGGTGGCAGTGGTGGATCATCATTCCTTCAGACACCAGGACAAACGCTAGCTGACCTACAGACCATGTTCCCATCTGCAGGTTCGGACTTACTGAGACAGTCTGCCACAGGGAACGGACACCTCCCCAGcccctcctcgtcctcccttCCCACCgttttctcctctgcttccACCACCATCCCCATGTCCTCCTCATCATCGGCAGCACCTTCTTCTTCACTGGCATCAGGTTCTCTTCCTCCGTACTTGATGAATCCCAATATGGCCGGCCTGCTGTCGTCAGGCTTTCCTCTCAACTACAGTCAGTCCCTGCTCTCTGAGCCCAGGATGTTCCccacccctctcctctctgggtcAGGGGGATTCCCTGCACCTAACTCCAGCTCCACCACATCCAGTTTCCTCTCCCATTTCAACAATCCAACCTCCAGCCTGTTGGGGGCAGCTCTGACCCAGCCGGACAGACATCACAGTGCAGAGAACGGCGGCAGTAGCTCTGATGACGATGTTATAGAGGTGACAGGACAGTAG
- the cyb561d2 gene encoding transmembrane reductase CYB561D2, which produces MAHREGESEPRVYGYIRTGSAALTHIICAVFTVTIAVLSRPGSSLFSWHPFFMTLAFSFFMTEAILLFSPHGSPIKRFPHKTKGRVHWVLQCLCVSCALLGVAAISYNKHLNGKPHFTSWHGLLGLLTVCVVALQSLAAVPLIYHSLAKGWSLAKLKRYHAASGLVTYLLGSASLLLGLSSAWFTASVREYAWYLSALCPALPALIIMNQVTSAYMAKRRLQS; this is translated from the exons ATGGCCCACAGAGAAGGTGAATCCGAGCCTCGGGTCTACGGTTATATCCGAACAGGCTCTGCAGCGCTGACCCACATCATCTGTGCTGTCTTCACTGTGACCATCGCGGTTCTGTCTCGACCTGGTTCAA GTTTGTTTTCCTGGCATCCCTTCTTCATGACACTGGCG TTCTCCTTCTTCATGACAGAAGCCATCCTCCTTTTCTCCCCCCACGGCTCGCCCATCAAGAGGTTTCCACACAAGACAAAAGGCCGGGTTCACTGGGTCCTGCAGTGCCTCTGTGTGTCTTGTGCCCTCCTGGGTGTGGCGGCCATCTCTTACAACAAACACCTGAACGGTAAACCCCATTTCACCTCGTGGCATGGTCTGCTGGGCCTGCTCACGGTGTGTGTGGTGGCGTTGCAGTCGTTGGCAGCCGTGCCTCTCATCTACCACTCTCTGGCCAAAGGCTGGTCCCTGGCCAAACTCAAACGCTACCACGCAGCGTCCGGACTCGTCACGTACCTGCTCGGCAGCGCCAGCCTGCTGCTCGGCCTCAGTTCGGCCTGGTTCACTGCGTCTGTCAGGGAATACGCCTGGTACCTGTCAGCCCTCTGCCCTGCTCTCCCTGCCCTCATCATAATGAACCAAGTCACCAGCGCGTACATGGCTAAGAGACGGCTGCAGTCCTGA
- the rad54l2 gene encoding helicase ARIP4 isoform X1 codes for MSEEAISESDLEPSLNSEEEYMEDEEEEDLEDMEEDEDENDGDDEDDSVERPASAQDGRDSASATSGEPSSPPPSGPASRPSSRSPSRPPSRSKPPTSPENSGKIKPPSSKTKKQKASKLTKSSKSSKGSKPSKPSKPAHMRKNIRKLLKEDQLEAGTKAAQQEEMERRKRLEQQRKDFPTPAPTVPESQLVDAASLLGEVSHLVPGLLSKQDVICLDSSGDEDEKVDPNLPGLAIEDADIIELSSGDEDALQISSESADEDADGTSGSEESSGAHTNDGMNLPDAQGQVLVNINHPAEEKDLYLAPQLARAVKPHQVGGIRFLYDNLIESLERYKTSSGFGCILAHSMGLGKTLQVISFIEILMKNTEAHTVLAIVPVNTLQNWLTEFNLWLPPQEALAPETDPAVVTGRNFKVHVLNDEHKTTLARAKVVEDWSRDGGVLLMGYEMYRLLSMKKSFVMGKKRKSKKPAGPIIIDLDEEDRQQELMKGIERAITRPGPDVVICDEGHRIKNYHASTSQALKNIRSRRRVVLTGYPLQNNLIEYWCMVDFVRPDFLGTRQEFSNMFERPILNGQCMDSTPQDVRLMRYRSHVLHSLLEGFVQRRGHDVLRDQLPSKEEHVILVRLSPIQRALYTEFMKRFREAGNNGWLGLNPLKAFCVCCKIWNHPDVLYEALQKENQANEQDLDLDDITSAGNTRCSAPGAGLKAKVADSSNSKVNNSLPPINPSQDRANQVITYEWAKDIMSNYNTGVLENSAKMVLLFHLIDESVGRGDKMLVFSQSLSTLSVIEDFLSKRPMPTGTFSPDTPSKTWVRNLNYYRLDGSTSASERERLINQFNDPENTATWVFLLSTRAGCLGVNLIGANRVVVFDASWNPCHDAQAVCRVYRYGQRKPCYIYRLVCDYTLEKKIYDRQVSKQGMSDRVVDDLNPVLNFTRKEVESLLHFVEEEPGKISLTSPEDMEIVLYQACHLYPHLITKQPFHHESLLVDRKESKLTKAEKRAAKKSYEDEKRASVPYSRPSYAPYYPTSDQTLTNIPAFNQRGWRPMARPDDKPVASVRPIQSTPIPMMPRQVGMGMAGSSSAGSLPVNFLQKAGVYVQRIVTTTDIVIPGANSTTDVQARISAGESIHVIRGSKGTYIRTNDGRIFAIRSGKISRPAVGGSVASRDSQGPLIHPVSNGCSSPGDQQQSSPNGEQRSSSPLSSEILREISRYTSSTGDAPAGVGNELPSPPDVLAIRAGDEGSSQSSEAADFSRQLTDDILSSALEMRGSKRRSSDSQGNTQIGGKRTSAASHFPGLSMNSGGLSFPPVGLNSSSLLGNLGHMSHPLLMGGSGGSSFLQTPGQTLADLQTMFPSAGSDLLRQSATGNGHLPSPSSSSLPTVFSSASTTIPMSSSSSAAPSSSLASGSLPPYLMNPNMAGLLSSGFPLNYSQSLLSEPRMFPTPLLSGSGGFPAPNSSSTTSSFLSHFNNPTSSLLGAALTQPDRHHSAENGGSSSDDDVIEVTGQ; via the exons ATGTCTGAAGAGGCGATTTCAGAAAGTGACCTGGAGCCCAGCCTCAACAGTGAAGAGGAGTACAtggaagatgaggaagaggaggacttgGAGGACatggaggaagatgaggatgaaAATGATGGTGACGATGAAGACGATAGTGTTG AACGACCTGCGAGTGCCCAGGATGGCAGGGACTCCGCTTCAGCTACCTCCGGAGAGCCATCCTCACCGCCTCCATCTGGGCCTGCGTCCCGTCCATCATCCAGGTCTCCCTCCAGGCCTCCCTCTCGCTCTAAGCCCCCAACCAGCCCAGAAAACTCGGGCAAGATCAAGCCACCTTccagcaaaacaaagaaacaaaaagcctCCAAATTAACCAAATCCTCAAAGTCTTCAAAAGGCTCCAAACCTTCCAAGCCATCCAAGCCTGCACACATGAGGAAGAATATAAG AAAGCTGCTGAAAGAGGATCAGCTGGAGGCTGGGACAAAGGCTGCTCaacaggaggagatggagaggcgGAAACggctggagcagcagaggaaggaCTTCCCTACCCCAGCACCAACTGTCCCAGAATCTCAGCTAG TGGATGCTGCCTCACTTTTAGGAGAGGTTTCTCACTTGGTTCCTGGTCTCCTGAGCAAGCAGGACGTGATCTGTCTGGACAGCAGTGGTGATGAGGACGAAAAAGTCGACCCCAATCTGCCTGGACTTGCAATTGAAGATG CAGATATAATTGAGCTTAGTTCTGGGGACGAGGACGCCCTGCAGATAAGCAGCGAGTCGGCTGATGAGGACGCTGATGGCACCAGCGGTTCAGAAGAGAGCAGCGGGGCGCACACCAACGACGGTATGAATCTGCCTGATGCCCAGGGCCAGGTGCTGGTTAATATCAATCACCCTGCAGAAGAGAAAGACCTTTACCTCGCTCCGCAGTTGGCCAGGGCCGTCAAACCTCACCAG GTCGGGGGGATCCGTTTTCTCTATGATAACCTCATCGAGTCCTTGGAGCGCTATAAGACCAGCAGTGGCTTTGGCTGCATCCTCGCACACAGCATGGGGTTAGGCAAGACTCTGCAGGTCATCTCCTTCATTGAGATCCTAATGAAGAATACTGAGGCTCACACTGTGCTGGCCATTGTTCCT GTAAACACGCTTCAGAACTGGCTGACGGAGTTTAACCTCTGGCTCCCACCCCAGGAGGCCCTCGCCCCTGAAACTGACCCTGCAGTCGTCACAGGCCGCAATTTCAAAGTTCACGTCCTCAACGATGAACACAA AACGACACTAGCCAGAGCCAAGGTTGTGGAGGACTGGTCCAGAGACGGAGGGGTGTTACTGATGGGTTATGAGATGTACCGCCTTCTGTCCATGAAGAAGAGCTTTGTGATGGGCAAGAAAAGGAAATCGAAGAAGCCCGCAGGACCAATCATCATCGACCTGGATGAagaagacagacagcaggagctCATGAAAG GTATTGAAAGGGCCATAACACGGCCCGGCCCAGATGTGGTGATATGTGATGAGGGTCATCGCATCAAGAACTACCATGCCAGCACATCACAGGCTCTGAAGAACATCCGCTCCCGGCGCAGAGTCGTCCTGACGGGCTACCCTTTGCAGAACAACCTCATTGAATACTGGTGCATGGTGGACTTTGTTAGGCCCGATTTCTTAGGCACACGTCAGGAGTTCAGCAACATGTTTGAGCGGCCCATATTGAACGGGCAGTGCATGGACAGCACGCCTCAAGATGTGCGCTTGATGCGCTACCGCAGCCATGTGCTGCACAGCCTGCTGGAGGGATTTGTCCAGAG ACGTGGTCATGATGTGCTGCGAGACCAGCTTCCTTCCAAGGAGGAGCATGTGATCTTGGTCCGGCTTTCTCCCATTCAGAGGGCGCTGTATACGGAGTTCATGAAACGCTTTCGAGAAGCAGGGAACAATGGCTGGCTCGGTCTTAACCCACTCAAAGCCTTCTGTGTGTGCTGCAAG ATCTGGAACCACCCAGACGTCCTCTATGAAGCCCTGCAGAAGGAGAATCAGGCCAACGAGCAGGACCTGGAccttgatgacatcacttcagcTGGTAACACCCGCTGCTCCGCGCCAGGCGCTGGCCTCAAAGCCAAAGTAGCCGACTCAAGCAACAGCAAAGTCAACAACAGCCTGCCACCTATCAACCCCTCCCAGGATAGAGCCAATCAAGTCATCACATATGAATGG GCAAAGGACATCATGTCAAACTACAATACAGGAGTTCTAGAGAACTCTGCCAAGATGGTTTTGCTCTTCCATTTGATTGATGAGAGTGTGGGAAGAGGAGACAAGATGTTGGTCTTTAG TCAAAGTTTGTCCACCCTGTCCGTCATCGAGGATTTCTTATCAAAGAGGCCCATGCCGACGGGTACCTTCTCCCCTGACACCCCGAGCAAAACCTGGGTTCGCAACCTCAATTACTACA GACTGGATGGGAGTACATCTGCCTCAGAAAGAGAGCGACTTATCAATCAGTTTAATGACCCCGAGAACACTGCGACATGGGTCTTCCTACTTTCTACAAG agcggGCTGCCTGGGGGTAAACTTGATCGGTGCCAACcgtgttgttgtgtttgacGCCTCCTGGAACCCATGTCACGATGCCCAAGCGGTGTGTAGGGTGTATCGCTATGGTCAGAGGAAACCCTGCTACATTTACCGTCTGGTCTGTGATTACACCCTGGAGAAAAAGATTTATGACAGACAGGTCTCCAAACAGGGCATGTCAG acCGAGTGGTTGACGACTTGAACCCAGTGCTGAACTTTACTCGTAAGGAAGTGGAGTCACTGCTGCATTTTGTGGAGGAAGAACCTGGCAAGATCTCTCTGACATCTCCAGAGGACATGGAAATAGTGTTATACCAAGCTTGTCACCTTTACCCACACCTCATCACCAAG CAACCTTTCCATCATGAGTCTCTGCTGGTGGACCGCAAGGAGTCCAAACTGACCAAAGCAGAGAAGAGAGCCGCCAAGAAGAGCTACGAGGATGAGAAACGAGCCTCTGTGCCCTACTCTCGGCCCTCGTATGCCCCCTATTACCCAACCAGTGATCAGACGCTCACAAACATACCAGCGTTTAACCAGCGTGGCTG GCGTCCCATGGCACGGCCAGATGACAAGCCTGTGGCAAGTGTCAGGCCCATCCAGTCGACCCCAATTCCCATGATGCCTCGCCAGGTCGGCATGGGCATGGCTGGCTCCAGCTCTGCCGGCAGCCTGCCTGTCAACTTCCTGCAGAAAGCTGGAGTTTATGTGCAGAGGATTGTCACCACAACTG ATATAGTAATCCCAGGAGCCAACAGCACAACAGATGTTCAAGCTCGAATCAGTGCAGGAGAGAGCATCCACGTTATCAGAGGATCTAAAG GTACCTACATCAGGACGAATGATGGAAGAATTTTTGCTATTCGATCTGGAAAGATCAGCCGACCAGCAGTCGGAGGCTCTGTTGCTTCAAGAG ACTCCCAGGGCCCCCTAATCCATCCCGTCAGCAATGGCTGTTCATCCCCTGGGGATCAGCAGCAGTCATCCCCCAACGGGGAGCAGCGGTCCTCCTCTCCCTTAAGCTCTGAGATTCTCAGAGAGATCAGCCGCTACACCTCATCCACAGGCGATGCCCCCGCCGGTGTGGGAAACGAATTGCCATCACCACCAGACGTGTTGGCTATACGAGCGGGGGATGAAGGCAGCTCACAAAGCAGCGAGGCTGCCGATTTCAGCAGGCAACTCACTGACGACATCCTGAGTTCGGCTTTGGAGATGCGCGGCAGCAAACGTAGGAGTTCTGACAGCCAGGGCAACACACAAATAGGAGGCAAACGCACCTCTGCTGCCAGTCATTTCCCCGGACTGTCCATGAACTCTGGTGGGCTCAGTTTTCCTCCCGTGGGTCTGAACTCGTCCTCCCTACTGGGGAACCTAGGACACATGAGTCATCCACTTCTGATGGGTGGCAGTGGTGGATCATCATTCCTTCAGACACCAGGACAAACGCTAGCTGACCTACAGACCATGTTCCCATCTGCAGGTTCGGACTTACTGAGACAGTCTGCCACAGGGAACGGACACCTCCCCAGcccctcctcgtcctcccttCCCACCgttttctcctctgcttccACCACCATCCCCATGTCCTCCTCATCATCGGCAGCACCTTCTTCTTCACTGGCATCAGGTTCTCTTCCTCCGTACTTGATGAATCCCAATATGGCCGGCCTGCTGTCGTCAGGCTTTCCTCTCAACTACAGTCAGTCCCTGCTCTCTGAGCCCAGGATGTTCCccacccctctcctctctgggtcAGGGGGATTCCCTGCACCTAACTCCAGCTCCACCACATCCAGTTTCCTCTCCCATTTCAACAATCCAACCTCCAGCCTGTTGGGGGCAGCTCTGACCCAGCCGGACAGACATCACAGTGCAGAGAACGGCGGCAGTAGCTCTGATGACGATGTTATAGAGGTGACAGGACAGTAG